The Saccharomonospora glauca K62 genome has a segment encoding these proteins:
- a CDS encoding CRISPR-associated helicase/endonuclease Cas3: MLLVDLRFWGKERGLEGARYPLVCHGLDAAAAVRWLWKRYLSARVRAGLAEAVGLTEEQTCRVLEFWAAAHDVGKLTPGFQEQVGVPEGYLPDSEGRRCRHEEASHIWLPSALTAVEHTTNSRNARLIAQMLGGHHGVFRRRDSADFRPDMFVHLGLGDSSWNLQRHAHLQAWRALLAPPTLPQRLSRHAAAVATGVVILADWLVSQIDYVRSRLPFLPEQGDLPALSKFLHESREATESVVRQAGLSRLRLRGGTFEEEFGFDEPNELQSSIAAELPGLLGNPGLLMIAAPTGFGKTEAALHAARLLSDTAGTSGMFFALPTMATSDQMFDRIARYVVRRAETGVAQSLLHGMAWLKPLRETLEQIHAEEELSSDDETQVHGLEWLQGLKRAMLAPVGVGTIDQALLAVLPVRHNALRLFSLLGKTVVIDEVHAFSPYMRRLLCTLLSWLGEWNVPVVLLSATLPRNIAAELAAAYRGQNTGTPSDVPVPYPGWTYIERESEIKTRPVDFPRSHRRTLSVQLRPVAVARESGPNRLPVLREVLAPIVADEGGGCALVLCTTVAEAQQTYRALRDWLGETDVDLRLLHARYPMHQRETLTTELMRAFSKPQHGDGGASQAGNRPAKAVVVATQVVEQSLDLDFDLVVSDLAPIELLLQRAGRLQRHSGWDPHRPAWADVSRGGQRRFIVLTAPDGDLHRLPRSWKFIYPPISLIRAHRLLAERTALGVRIPDDVQELVDRGNPGQFPDLDDPSVSGFTEEEIRRSAESLVETGTADSASIPVPKALTNLADLSKGPLEEEQVTTRFNADSHRALPVFRTHDGALRLGGAHGEPLPVPREGKLSKDELKSIMKHTVPVPGSVVRGKDERHQLPEPWREITVLRDLVVLPHHIDEDGTVHPASVGGRKLLLDDVLGLLAVE, encoded by the coding sequence GTGTTGCTGGTCGATCTTCGTTTCTGGGGGAAGGAACGGGGGCTGGAGGGGGCTCGGTACCCGCTGGTATGCCATGGCCTCGATGCGGCTGCTGCGGTGCGCTGGCTGTGGAAGCGATACCTGTCCGCGCGTGTTCGGGCGGGGTTGGCCGAAGCCGTGGGCTTGACCGAGGAGCAGACGTGTCGCGTTCTGGAGTTCTGGGCCGCTGCGCATGACGTCGGCAAACTGACCCCGGGATTCCAGGAGCAGGTCGGTGTCCCGGAAGGATATCTGCCGGATTCGGAGGGACGGCGGTGCAGGCATGAGGAGGCTTCTCACATATGGCTTCCGAGTGCTTTGACGGCCGTCGAGCACACGACGAATAGCCGGAACGCGCGGCTCATCGCGCAAATGTTGGGGGGCCATCATGGGGTCTTCCGTCGTCGCGATTCCGCTGACTTCCGCCCCGACATGTTCGTCCACCTCGGCTTGGGTGACTCCTCGTGGAACCTGCAACGACATGCACATCTACAAGCGTGGCGGGCGTTGTTGGCACCGCCCACCTTGCCACAGCGGTTGAGCCGCCACGCCGCCGCTGTCGCAACGGGCGTTGTGATCCTTGCGGACTGGCTTGTGAGCCAGATCGATTACGTGCGTTCCCGCCTTCCCTTCCTGCCGGAACAAGGTGATCTCCCCGCGTTGAGCAAGTTCTTGCACGAATCACGGGAAGCAACGGAGTCCGTGGTCAGGCAGGCAGGGCTGTCCCGGCTGCGTCTTCGCGGGGGAACTTTTGAGGAAGAGTTCGGCTTCGATGAGCCGAACGAGCTGCAAAGCAGTATCGCCGCGGAGCTTCCCGGGCTACTGGGGAACCCGGGCCTGTTGATGATCGCGGCCCCCACGGGGTTCGGTAAAACCGAGGCTGCCTTGCACGCTGCGCGTCTGCTGAGCGACACCGCCGGTACCTCGGGCATGTTCTTCGCACTGCCCACCATGGCGACGTCGGACCAAATGTTCGACCGGATCGCCCGCTACGTGGTCCGCCGAGCAGAAACCGGTGTCGCGCAGTCACTGTTGCACGGCATGGCGTGGCTCAAACCACTACGGGAGACCCTTGAGCAAATCCACGCAGAGGAGGAGCTCAGCAGTGATGACGAGACCCAAGTTCACGGGCTGGAGTGGTTGCAGGGTCTGAAACGCGCGATGCTGGCACCTGTCGGTGTGGGCACGATCGACCAAGCCTTACTCGCCGTTCTTCCGGTTCGTCACAACGCGCTCCGGTTGTTCTCGCTGCTCGGCAAAACCGTGGTGATCGACGAAGTCCACGCCTTTTCGCCCTACATGCGTCGGTTGTTGTGCACCTTGCTGAGCTGGTTGGGTGAGTGGAACGTGCCGGTGGTGCTGTTGTCCGCCACGCTGCCACGCAACATCGCCGCGGAGCTCGCGGCGGCGTATCGGGGGCAGAACACCGGTACCCCGTCCGACGTGCCCGTTCCTTACCCGGGTTGGACCTACATCGAACGGGAGAGCGAGATCAAGACCCGACCGGTGGACTTCCCCCGATCCCACCGCCGCACACTCTCCGTTCAGCTTCGTCCTGTGGCCGTGGCACGAGAATCCGGGCCAAACCGGCTCCCGGTGCTGCGTGAAGTGCTCGCCCCGATCGTCGCGGACGAAGGTGGTGGATGTGCGTTGGTGCTGTGCACCACGGTTGCCGAGGCCCAGCAAACCTACCGGGCTCTCCGTGACTGGCTGGGCGAGACGGACGTGGACCTGCGTCTGCTCCACGCCCGCTATCCGATGCACCAACGCGAAACGTTGACCACGGAGTTGATGCGTGCTTTCAGTAAACCGCAACACGGAGACGGTGGTGCTTCCCAAGCCGGGAACCGTCCCGCGAAGGCGGTGGTCGTCGCGACCCAGGTCGTGGAACAGAGCCTGGATCTGGATTTCGACCTGGTCGTCAGTGATCTGGCGCCGATTGAACTGTTGCTCCAACGGGCGGGACGCCTGCAACGGCACTCGGGCTGGGATCCACACCGTCCGGCGTGGGCGGATGTGTCCCGCGGCGGGCAGCGTCGTTTCATCGTGTTGACGGCACCTGACGGTGACCTGCATCGGCTGCCCAGGTCGTGGAAGTTCATCTACCCACCGATCAGCTTGATTCGCGCGCACCGGCTCTTGGCCGAACGTACCGCGCTGGGAGTCCGCATTCCCGACGATGTTCAAGAGCTGGTGGATCGAGGCAATCCCGGCCAGTTTCCCGACCTCGATGATCCCTCGGTCAGTGGGTTCACCGAGGAGGAAATTCGCCGCTCGGCGGAGTCCTTGGTCGAGACCGGGACCGCGGACTCCGCGAGCATCCCGGTTCCGAAAGCGCTGACGAACCTCGCCGACCTGTCGAAAGGACCGTTGGAGGAAGAACAGGTCACCACGCGCTTCAACGCCGACTCGCATCGAGCGCTGCCGGTGTTCCGGACCCATGACGGAGCCCTTCGCCTGGGTGGCGCGCACGGAGAACCTCTTCCCGTCCCGCGGGAGGGCAAGCTGAGCAAGGACGAACTCAAGAGCATCATGAAGCACACCGTCCCGGTGCCCGGTTCCGTGGTGCGAGGAAAAGACGAACGACATCAGCTTCCCGAGCCGTGGCGGGAGATCACTGTGCTACGCGATCTCGTCGTGTTGCCACACCACATCGACGAGGACGGGACCGTCCACCCCGCCTCCGTAGGGGGTCGAAAACTCCTGCTGGACGACGTTCTCGGCTTACTCGCCGTGGAATGA
- a CDS encoding M20/M25/M40 family metallo-hydrolase, with product MTEPNLIDEAADEAVTLTSELIRIDTTNTGDPETVVGERKAAEYVAEKLTEVGYEITYVESGGKNRHNVIARLAGADPSRGALLVHGHLDVVPADPSEWSVHPFSGAVRDGYVWGRGAVDMKDMVGMSLALARHYKRHNIVPPRDIIFAFLADEEAGGLYGAQWLVENRPELFEGATEAISEVGGFSITLRDNVRAYLIETAEKGIRWMTLRVRGTAGHGSMLHHDNAVTKLSEAVARLGNHRFPLVLTDSVREFLAGVTEITGWEFPEDDIEGAVAKLGNISRMIGATLRDTANPTMLKAGYKANVIPSMAEATVDCRILPGRVEAFNRELDEILGPDIEKEWLELPPVETTFDGALVDAMSAAVVAEDPGARTLPYMLSGGTDAKAFQKLGIRNFGFAPLKLPEDLDFSALFHGVDERVPVEALKFGTRVLDRFFRNS from the coding sequence GTGACCGAACCCAATCTGATCGACGAAGCCGCCGACGAGGCGGTGACGCTGACGAGTGAGCTGATCCGCATCGACACCACCAACACGGGTGATCCGGAGACGGTGGTCGGTGAGAGGAAAGCCGCCGAGTACGTGGCCGAGAAGCTCACCGAGGTCGGCTACGAGATCACCTACGTGGAGTCCGGCGGGAAGAACCGGCACAACGTGATCGCTCGCCTGGCGGGCGCCGACCCGAGCCGGGGCGCGCTGCTCGTGCACGGCCACCTGGACGTCGTCCCCGCCGATCCCTCCGAGTGGTCGGTGCACCCGTTCTCCGGGGCTGTCCGGGACGGGTACGTGTGGGGCCGCGGAGCCGTGGACATGAAGGACATGGTCGGCATGTCCCTGGCGTTGGCGCGGCACTACAAGCGTCACAACATCGTGCCCCCGCGCGACATCATCTTCGCGTTCCTCGCCGACGAGGAGGCCGGCGGCCTGTACGGCGCGCAGTGGCTCGTCGAGAACCGGCCGGAGCTGTTCGAGGGCGCCACCGAGGCCATCAGCGAGGTCGGTGGTTTTTCCATCACACTGCGTGACAACGTGCGCGCCTACCTCATTGAGACCGCGGAGAAGGGCATCCGCTGGATGACCCTGCGGGTTCGGGGCACGGCGGGCCACGGCTCGATGCTGCACCACGACAACGCCGTCACGAAGTTGTCGGAGGCCGTGGCGCGGCTCGGCAACCACCGGTTCCCGCTGGTGCTGACCGATTCGGTGCGCGAGTTCCTCGCGGGTGTCACCGAGATCACCGGGTGGGAGTTCCCGGAGGACGACATCGAGGGCGCGGTGGCCAAGCTCGGCAACATCTCCCGCATGATCGGTGCGACGCTGCGGGACACGGCCAACCCCACCATGCTCAAGGCGGGCTACAAGGCCAACGTCATCCCGTCCATGGCCGAGGCGACCGTGGACTGCCGCATCCTGCCCGGCCGCGTCGAGGCGTTCAACCGCGAGCTCGACGAGATCCTCGGCCCGGATATCGAGAAGGAGTGGCTGGAGCTGCCGCCGGTGGAGACGACTTTCGACGGCGCGCTGGTCGACGCGATGAGCGCGGCCGTGGTGGCCGAGGACCCCGGCGCGCGCACCCTGCCGTACATGCTGTCGGGCGGCACCGACGCGAAGGCGTTCCAGAAGCTCGGCATCCGTAACTTCGGATTCGCGCCCCTGAAGCTGCCGGAGGACCTCGACTTCTCGGCGCTGTTCCACGGCGTCGACGAGCGCGTGCCCGTGGAGGCGCTCAAGTTCGGCACGCGTGTGCTGGACCGGTTCTTCCGGAACTCGTGA
- a CDS encoding alpha/beta fold hydrolase — MSTVTSHDGTTIAFEKVGQGPPVVLVDGAFVHRAIDPWASEFANQLADSHTVYTYERRGRGNSGDTLPYTVEREIEDLAAVIEEAGGSAAVLGMSSGAVLALDAAAHGVPITRLAVYEPPFVVDDSRPPRPDSYLADVKAMLAEGRHGDAVAHAMTKAVGIPEQFVEGMRAEPFFAGMEAVAHTVAYDGEIMEGLMSGKPLPEDRWSSVTAPTLVLHGGASEPWLHNGARALGTVLPNAEVRQLADQTHEIEASMLAPVVKEHFAS, encoded by the coding sequence ATGAGCACTGTCACGTCCCACGACGGCACCACGATCGCCTTCGAGAAGGTGGGCCAGGGACCCCCGGTGGTTCTGGTGGACGGCGCGTTCGTCCACCGCGCCATCGACCCCTGGGCCTCGGAATTCGCGAACCAACTCGCGGACAGCCACACCGTCTACACCTACGAGCGTCGGGGTCGCGGCAACAGCGGCGACACCCTCCCCTACACCGTGGAGCGGGAGATCGAGGATCTCGCGGCGGTGATCGAGGAAGCGGGTGGGTCCGCGGCCGTCCTGGGCATGTCCTCCGGCGCCGTGCTGGCGCTGGACGCCGCGGCACACGGTGTTCCGATCACCCGCCTCGCCGTCTACGAACCGCCGTTCGTCGTCGACGACAGCCGCCCGCCGCGCCCGGACAGCTATCTCGCCGACGTCAAGGCGATGCTCGCGGAGGGACGCCATGGCGACGCCGTCGCCCACGCCATGACCAAGGCGGTCGGTATCCCCGAACAGTTCGTGGAAGGGATGCGCGCCGAGCCGTTCTTCGCCGGCATGGAAGCGGTCGCCCACACCGTCGCCTACGACGGCGAGATCATGGAAGGACTCATGTCCGGCAAGCCCTTGCCCGAGGATCGCTGGAGTTCGGTGACCGCCCCCACCCTGGTACTCCACGGCGGCGCCAGCGAGCCGTGGCTCCACAACGGAGCCCGCGCGCTGGGCACGGTACTGCCGAACGCCGAGGTGCGACAGCTGGCGGACCAGACCCACGAGATCGAGGCGAGCATGCTCGCCCCGGTGGTGAAGGAACACTTCGCATCCTGA
- a CDS encoding SRPBCC family protein, translated as MPHPFEIREDITVEATPDQVWEAIATGPGISSWFLGRTEVEPAEGGRVRIEMPDWSSEATVTAWKPGRHFAYREDENPDGTFMALEYHVEGNGSSTVVRFVHSGFLGDDWEDEYDALTQGDRMYLEKLGVYLKHFAGRTATFTLFETRENIPRERAWNALRTVTGLGETVSVGDKARITVDGLAPAEGVIDFARLPHWVGVTTDDGFYAFMHAQDSVVIEYSGFGDVDGPAIERAWQSWLTTTFA; from the coding sequence ATGCCGCACCCCTTCGAAATCCGTGAGGACATCACGGTGGAGGCCACCCCGGACCAAGTGTGGGAAGCCATCGCCACCGGGCCGGGGATCAGCTCCTGGTTCCTGGGCCGCACCGAGGTCGAGCCCGCCGAAGGCGGCCGCGTGCGAATCGAGATGCCCGACTGGTCCAGCGAGGCCACGGTGACCGCGTGGAAACCGGGACGCCACTTCGCCTACCGGGAGGACGAGAACCCGGACGGAACCTTCATGGCACTCGAATATCACGTCGAGGGCAACGGAAGCAGCACCGTGGTGCGGTTCGTCCACAGTGGTTTCCTCGGCGACGACTGGGAGGACGAGTACGACGCCCTGACCCAAGGCGACCGCATGTACCTGGAGAAGCTGGGCGTCTACCTCAAACACTTCGCGGGCCGGACCGCGACGTTCACCCTGTTCGAAACCCGCGAGAACATCCCGCGGGAACGGGCGTGGAACGCCCTCCGGACCGTGACGGGGCTGGGGGAAACCGTGTCCGTCGGGGACAAGGCCCGCATCACGGTGGACGGTCTCGCCCCCGCCGAAGGCGTGATCGACTTCGCCCGCCTCCCCCACTGGGTGGGCGTGACCACCGACGACGGCTTCTACGCGTTCATGCACGCCCAGGACAGCGTGGTCATCGAGTACTCCGGATTCGGCGACGTCGACGGCCCCGCGATCGAACGCGCCTGGCAGTCCTGGCTCACCACGACCTTCGCCTGA
- a CDS encoding ArsR/SmtB family transcription factor codes for MLDVVVIEDPATAEVCLDATRSRLLAELAEPKSATMLAHTVGLARQKVNYHLRILEKHGLIELVENRRKGNVTERLLRATAASYVISPTALAAVQPDPEQAPDQLSARWLLALATRLVREVGALITGAARARKRVATFGIDARVRFATAADRAAFASELSKAVTDLVGKYHSKESENGRDHRVIVAIHPYAENRETRRRGAE; via the coding sequence ATGCTGGATGTCGTGGTGATCGAGGACCCGGCCACCGCCGAGGTGTGCCTCGACGCGACCCGCTCGCGCCTACTCGCCGAACTGGCCGAACCGAAATCGGCGACCATGCTCGCGCACACGGTCGGGCTTGCCAGACAGAAGGTGAACTACCACCTGCGGATCCTGGAAAAGCACGGCCTGATCGAGCTCGTGGAGAACCGCCGGAAGGGCAACGTCACCGAGCGACTCCTCCGAGCCACCGCGGCGTCCTATGTGATCTCGCCGACCGCGTTGGCGGCGGTGCAGCCCGACCCCGAGCAAGCCCCCGACCAGCTGTCGGCCCGCTGGCTGCTCGCCCTCGCCACCCGACTGGTGCGCGAGGTGGGCGCCCTGATCACGGGCGCCGCACGAGCCCGCAAACGAGTGGCGACGTTCGGCATCGACGCCCGCGTGCGCTTCGCCACCGCGGCGGACCGTGCCGCCTTCGCCTCCGAACTGTCCAAGGCGGTGACCGACCTGGTCGGCAAGTACCACAGCAAGGAATCCGAGAACGGGCGCGACCACCGCGTGATCGTGGCCATCCACCCGTACGCGGAAAACCGTGAGACGAGACGACGAGGAGCTGAGTGA
- a CDS encoding UbiA family prenyltransferase, with amino-acid sequence MRDFAVRAVALVRASHPEPAVVVTVVAAVLAASVGRDGAGVLAVAVAVLAGQLSVGWLNDFLDAERDRLAGRRDKPVVTHAVSRRALAPATVVAAVVCVPASLASGLAAGMVHLLAVASAWSYNLGVKSTPLSVLPYALSFGLLPTFVVLGLPGSPPPPWWLPAVGALLGAGAHFTNVLPDLAADAATGVRGLPHRIGAVGSRIAAAALLLTASVLLAVTTTAEPLVAVGLPAVAAAVLVTGFLRGRRDGSRAPFRAVLVVALLDLVLLLAAGHTIVA; translated from the coding sequence GTGCGGGATTTCGCAGTGCGCGCCGTGGCGCTGGTGCGTGCCAGCCATCCGGAACCGGCCGTGGTCGTCACGGTCGTCGCCGCGGTGCTCGCGGCGAGCGTCGGGCGCGACGGCGCGGGAGTGCTCGCGGTGGCGGTGGCGGTGCTCGCCGGGCAGCTCTCGGTGGGGTGGCTCAACGATTTTCTCGACGCGGAGCGTGATCGGTTGGCCGGTCGGCGGGACAAGCCCGTGGTCACCCACGCGGTCTCGCGGCGCGCCCTGGCCCCGGCAACGGTCGTCGCCGCCGTCGTGTGCGTGCCCGCGTCGCTCGCCTCGGGTCTCGCGGCGGGGATGGTCCACCTGCTGGCCGTGGCATCGGCCTGGAGCTACAACCTCGGTGTGAAGTCGACGCCGCTGTCGGTGCTGCCCTACGCGCTGTCGTTCGGGCTTCTTCCCACATTCGTGGTGCTCGGACTGCCGGGATCGCCCCCGCCGCCCTGGTGGCTTCCGGCCGTCGGCGCGTTGCTCGGCGCGGGAGCGCATTTCACCAACGTGCTGCCCGATCTCGCCGCCGACGCGGCGACGGGGGTGCGTGGTCTGCCGCACCGGATCGGCGCGGTGGGGAGCCGGATCGCGGCGGCGGCGTTGTTGCTCACCGCGTCGGTCCTCCTCGCGGTGACGACTACGGCGGAGCCGCTCGTGGCGGTCGGCCTCCCGGCGGTGGCGGCGGCGGTGTTGGTGACGGGTTTCCTGCGGGGACGTCGGGACGGGTCGCGGGCGCCGTTTCGCGCGGTGCTGGTGGTGGCGTTGCTCGACCTCGTGCTTCTTCTCGCGGCTGGTCACACGATCGTGGCGTGA
- a CDS encoding acyl-CoA dehydrogenase family protein — MTSTTRTDPVAAARELAPVLARRAAEYDERAAFPQADFDDLRAAGLLGLMVPTRLGGSGAHFVDYTTVASTLARGSGATALIFNMHASVTGALAHTPDDVVRAMGAPPSYFAARDRILADAAEGAFYAVAMSERGAGSRLSRVTTRYERTAEGFHITGSKAFVSGAGHADAYLVAARAAEPDADGRPVVSYFLVPAGAGVTVEPTWNSLGMRATGSHDLHLDVHVPADALLGGVEGLTLLVAQVMPHWLVASYAAVYVGVAQSAIDAAAAHLTDRGLTDLPAARARIGRADAEVAAARLAVTEAARRVDADPGAEETRRAAWRAKLLAGDTAARVATGMLEAAGTSATRRGHALERIFRDARCGALQPPTSDVCADWLGVAALGGDPERDTAIPRW, encoded by the coding sequence ATGACGAGCACGACACGCACGGACCCGGTCGCGGCGGCGCGGGAACTGGCTCCGGTGCTGGCGCGTCGTGCCGCGGAGTACGACGAACGGGCCGCGTTTCCCCAGGCCGACTTCGACGATCTGCGTGCCGCCGGATTGCTGGGGTTGATGGTGCCCACCCGGCTCGGTGGGAGCGGGGCACACTTCGTCGACTACACCACCGTCGCGAGCACGCTGGCCAGAGGCTCGGGTGCGACCGCGCTGATCTTCAACATGCATGCGTCGGTGACGGGCGCGTTGGCGCACACCCCGGACGACGTGGTTCGGGCGATGGGCGCGCCCCCGAGCTACTTCGCCGCCCGCGACCGGATTCTCGCCGACGCCGCCGAGGGTGCCTTCTACGCCGTGGCCATGAGCGAACGCGGTGCGGGGTCCCGGCTGTCGCGCGTGACGACCCGGTACGAGCGGACCGCCGAGGGATTCCACATCACCGGCTCCAAGGCGTTCGTCTCCGGAGCCGGACACGCCGACGCCTACCTGGTGGCGGCGCGGGCCGCGGAACCGGACGCGGACGGGCGGCCGGTCGTGTCGTACTTCCTCGTCCCGGCCGGTGCCGGGGTGACCGTCGAGCCGACGTGGAACTCGCTGGGTATGCGGGCCACCGGCAGCCACGACCTTCACCTGGACGTCCACGTCCCCGCCGACGCGCTCCTCGGTGGCGTCGAAGGACTCACCCTGCTGGTGGCGCAGGTCATGCCGCACTGGCTGGTGGCCTCCTACGCGGCGGTCTACGTCGGGGTGGCGCAGTCCGCGATCGATGCCGCCGCGGCGCACCTGACCGACCGGGGCCTGACCGACCTGCCCGCCGCACGGGCCCGGATCGGCCGGGCGGACGCGGAGGTGGCGGCGGCCCGCCTCGCAGTCACCGAGGCCGCACGACGGGTGGACGCCGACCCCGGAGCGGAGGAGACCCGTCGTGCGGCCTGGCGGGCGAAACTGCTGGCCGGGGACACGGCGGCACGGGTCGCCACCGGCATGCTGGAAGCGGCGGGCACGTCGGCCACCCGCCGTGGTCACGCTCTCGAACGCATCTTCCGGGACGCCCGGTGCGGGGCGCTTCAACCGCCGACCTCCGACGTGTGCGCCGATTGGCTCGGAGTCGCCGCACTGGGTGGTGATCCCGAGCGGGATACGGCAATTCCCCGATGGTGA
- a CDS encoding type III polyketide synthase: MVTTTAHITGFGIATPEDVAQDALWEGFFARHFAEAPAAGRVFRSARVRRRHAVVNPLVEDVSSWSTGARMRRYAREAPSLGRRAVAAALADAGLRPEEVGMVVVASCTGYTTPGLDIRVTADLGMSPDVQRLLIGHMGCYAAIPGIGAVADFVVARRKAAVLLCLELTSLHLQPATGSLDQAVAHSLFSDAAAAVVVRPDPVGERGGLAIVDLAALTDPAGADHMSWHVTDLGFRMGLSPRVPDVLSRHVAPMITGLLARHGLTAADVDAWAVHPGGPRILEVVGEGLGLPDAALAESRRVLAEHGNCSSATVLLVLRALRRGGRPGAGRRGGVMAFGPGLTLYAALVRAT, translated from the coding sequence ATGGTGACCACGACCGCCCACATCACCGGGTTCGGGATCGCGACGCCCGAGGACGTCGCCCAGGACGCCCTGTGGGAGGGGTTCTTCGCCCGGCACTTCGCCGAGGCCCCGGCGGCGGGCCGGGTGTTCCGGTCCGCTCGGGTCCGCCGACGCCATGCCGTGGTGAATCCCTTGGTGGAGGACGTGTCGTCGTGGTCGACCGGCGCCCGGATGCGACGGTATGCCCGTGAGGCGCCTTCCCTGGGGCGACGTGCGGTCGCCGCCGCCCTCGCCGACGCCGGACTTCGGCCCGAGGAGGTCGGCATGGTGGTGGTCGCCTCCTGCACCGGGTACACCACGCCGGGGCTGGACATCCGGGTCACCGCGGACCTCGGGATGTCACCCGACGTGCAACGGCTGTTGATCGGGCACATGGGCTGTTACGCAGCGATCCCCGGAATCGGTGCGGTCGCGGACTTCGTGGTGGCCCGGCGGAAAGCGGCGGTGCTGCTGTGTCTGGAACTCACGTCGTTGCACCTGCAACCGGCCACCGGGAGCCTGGACCAGGCGGTGGCGCACTCGCTGTTCAGCGACGCGGCGGCCGCGGTGGTCGTGCGTCCCGACCCCGTGGGGGAACGGGGAGGGCTCGCGATCGTGGACCTCGCGGCGTTGACCGACCCGGCGGGCGCCGACCACATGAGCTGGCACGTCACCGACCTCGGGTTCCGCATGGGACTTTCGCCCAGGGTGCCGGACGTGCTGTCCCGCCACGTGGCTCCGATGATCACCGGGTTGCTGGCTCGGCACGGCCTCACCGCGGCGGACGTCGACGCCTGGGCCGTGCATCCGGGAGGACCGCGCATCCTGGAGGTGGTGGGCGAGGGACTGGGGCTTCCCGACGCCGCCCTCGCGGAGTCGCGGCGGGTGCTGGCCGAACACGGCAACTGCTCCTCCGCGACGGTGCTCCTCGTCCTGCGGGCGCTTCGCCGCGGGGGCAGGCCCGGAGCGGGACGTCGCGGAGGCGTGATGGCGTTCGGCCCCGGTCTGACCCTCTACGCCGCGCTCGTGCGCGCCACGTGA
- a CDS encoding Fur family transcriptional regulator: MRRSHHDLLRESGLRVTAPRLAVLDVVEATPHVDADTVRGEVAERLGAVSTQAVYDILRTLTDAGILRRTEPAGSPSRYEIATGDNHHHLVCRGCGNVVDVPCAVGKSPCLHASDDHGFLIDSAEVIYWGYCPSCLSNSAS; this comes from the coding sequence ATGCGCCGCTCCCACCACGACCTTCTCCGCGAGTCCGGGCTGCGGGTGACCGCTCCCCGGCTGGCGGTGCTGGACGTGGTCGAGGCCACGCCGCATGTGGACGCGGACACCGTCCGGGGCGAGGTGGCCGAACGCCTGGGAGCCGTGTCGACGCAGGCCGTCTACGACATCCTGCGAACCCTCACCGACGCGGGAATCCTCCGGCGCACGGAACCCGCCGGCTCACCGAGCCGGTACGAGATCGCCACGGGCGACAACCACCATCACTTGGTGTGTCGGGGATGCGGGAACGTCGTCGACGTCCCTTGCGCCGTCGGCAAGTCCCCATGCCTGCACGCGAGCGATGACCACGGCTTCCTCATCGACTCGGCCGAGGTCATCTACTGGGGCTACTGCCCGTCTTGTTTGTCAAACTCCGCTTCCTGA